A genomic region of Cannabis sativa cultivar Pink pepper isolate KNU-18-1 chromosome 1, ASM2916894v1, whole genome shotgun sequence contains the following coding sequences:
- the LOC115704140 gene encoding strigolactone esterase D14-like, translating into MIVEKETESRVEAYYSSAMNAKTTGSGDETVVLAHGFGGDQSLWEKIVPELANHFKVVVFDWSFAGTAVKDDGSSLFDPVKHSSYEGFANDLIGLVEELNLKSVVFVGHSMSGMIGCIASIKRPHLFNALLLIGASPRYINTEDYEGGFEKSDIEDIISNIESNYYNWATHFVSLVVDASDPPSADKFAKCLSRMNPDVALQLAKTVFYSDERDILEKVEIPCTIIQTGSDIVVPNSVGFYMQKKMIKAPSTVEIISSANGHFPHLTAHRELLDILRVVLGF; encoded by the exons ATGATAGTTGAAAAAGAAACCGAGTCACGAGTCGAAGCTTATTATTCATCGGCGATGAACGCCAAAACCACTGGTTCAGGCGACGAAACTGTGGTTCTAGCTCACGGTTTCGGCGGCGATCAATCTTTGTGGGAGAAGATCGTACCGGAGTTGGCCAATCACTTCAAGGTTGTGGTGTTCGACTGGTCTTTCGCCGGCACCGCCGTTAAAGATGACGGCAGTAGCCTCTTTGATCCGGTGAAACACTCGTCGTACGAGGGTTTTGCTAACGACTTGATCGGGTTGGTGGAGGAGCTGAACTTGAAATCAGTTGTGTTTGTGGGTCACTCCATGTCTGGTATGATTGGATGTATTGCTTCCATTAAGAGACCTCACCTTTTTAATGCCCTTCTTCTCATCGGAGCTTCTCCTAG gTATATAAACACAGAGGATTATGAAGGTGGGTTTGAGAAGTCAGACATAGAAGACATCATATCAAACATAGAATCAAACTACTACAACTGGGCCACACACTTCGTTTCCCTGGTGGTGGACGCATCCGATCCTCCCTCAGCTGACAAGTTCGCGAAATGTTTGAGTAGAATGAATCCAGATGTCGCGCTCCAATTGGCCAAAACGGTGTTCTATAGTGATGAGCGAGACATACTGGAGAAGGTTGAGATCCCCTGCACCATCATCCAAACTGGCAGCGATATAGTCGTCCCCAACTCCGTTGGATTCTACATGCAGAAGAAGATGATCAAGGCACCTTCAACGGTCGAGATTATCAGCTCAGCCAACGGTCATTTCCCTCACCTGACTGCTCACCGTGAGCTTCTTGATATTCTTAGAGTCGTCCTGGGATTTTAG